Part of the Sphingobium sp. TKS genome is shown below.
GGCTTATCTTAGCCGCGCCATGACGGAAGCTGATGGCTTCGTGCCGGAAGCGGCCGCCGCGCTCGCCACCATGGAGGCTCCACGGCAATGATCAAGGATGTGGTTCTGTTGGCCGTTTCTCTCCTGTTGATCGCCGCGGCGGTCGAGGACATGGCGCGCCTGCGCATATCCAACATCTTTCCGTTGTTGGTCGTTGGCCTCTATGCGGTCTGGGTTGCGGTGACGGGTTGGGAAAATGATATCTGGCGCAACGGCACCGTCTTTCTGGCGGTGTTTGCGCTGGGCTGCGGCTTGTTTGCAATGCGCTGGATGGGCGGCGGCGACATCAAGCTGATGAGCGCCTGCGCCCTCTGGTTCGACTGGCAGGGGGTCGTTCCCTGGTTCGTCTACATCACCGTGGGTGGAGGCATATTGGCGCTGCTGATCATCGCCGGACGCCGGATGGTGCCGCAAAGCGTGCGGGAAGGTTCCTCGGTCGCGCTGTTCGCGCAAAAGGGGCCGATACCCTATGGCGTGGCGATCGCGCTTGGCACGATCATGGCGCTGTATATGGTGGGGCCGAATCCCAGCGGGGTCGCGCGCTTGCCTGATTTCATTCAGGGGCTGCGCTGAAGCTTTCGGCGGTTACTCGCCAGAAGCGGACGTTTGATAATATCGTCATCCCAGCGTTGGCTATGCCGCCCTTCGGGCCGCTGGGATGACGGAAATGATGTCCGCCTTCCACCCCTTTTGGGCTTTTACTGCTCCATCCCGACGGCAGGCATTTCGCTGTCCATCGTCATCATCATGATGATCAGCTCCGAGCGCGACTTGATGTTGAGCTTCTGGAAGATGCTGTGCAGGTGCACCTTCACCGTCCCCTCCGTCAGCCCGCAACGCCCGGCGATCTCCCGATTGCGCAGGCCCGCGCGGATCAGGCCGGCAATTTCCAGCTCGCGATCCGTCAGCACGGCGAGCACATTGGTGTCATTGGCGGGCGCGGAAATGCTGTGCACCAAGGCCTGTTCCATGACGAAAGGCGCGATGCTCTTGTTGCCGCCCATGACCTGCTGAATGCAGGACAGCAGGTCGTTGGGGTCGCTGTCCTTCAGCACGACGCCGTCGACGCCCAGCTTGATCGCTTCCAGCGTCTGTTCCGGACGGATATGCACGGTCATGAAGATGACCGGCACCGTGCTGCCGCTGCCCCGGATGGCGGAAAGGATCGCCAGGCCGCCGCCGCTCTTCATGCTGACGTCCAGGATCAGCAGGTCCGGCTCGCCCGCCTGCATCCGTTCCAGTGCCTCTTCCACCGAGCGGGCGCAGAACAAGATGTCATGGCCGTGGGAATTCAGGAACTGCGCCATGCCATCCAGGAAGATCGGATGATCGTCGACTATCGCAATCTGGGCCATCATATCGGAGACCTTGGTAAAGAGGAGGGTAACCTGATCGAAATAAGTGAATTCATGCTTAAGTTATGAAAATACGCCGTTCCGCCGATCTTGCCCAGTCGCTTCATGATCGACTGCGACTGGAGTTCGAAATCCCCGGTATAGCTTTCTTTGGCGATGGCCTGCGGTCCCGGATTATCCTTCAACGCGATCAATATTTCATCGTCGACCTGGGCGATCGAGACAGTGATGTGGCGCGCATGGGCATGTTTGACGGCATTGGCGGCGGCTTCGCGGATCAGATATTCGACTTCCGCTGCCGTTTCGGCCGATACGATCATGGAGCGCTCGACCAGGTTCAGGCGGCAGTCGATCGCCCATTGCAGCGCGATGAAGCGGCAGCAGCGTTCCACCTCCCGACCCAGGTCGACATCGCTTTCCGCCGGAACCGGACTTTGCTGGCTGAGCAGGCGGCGCAAATGGGCCTGTTCGGCCGTCACCAACTCTTCCATCGACTTGAGTTCCGCCAATTTGTCGGGAATGCCGGCATCGGACATGCCGTGGATCGTGGTCACGAGCCGGACGCGCAGCGCCGCCAGCGTTTGCAGCACGCTGTCGTGCAGATCGCGGCTCAGCGCCTGACGCGCTTCGGCAAAGGTCCGCTGGCGCCAGGCGAGGAAGAAGAAATGCCGCTCAAGGAAAAGGTCGATCCCTTCCTGTATGCGCAGGCACCGCAGCAGCAAGGCGGGCGACCAGCCATGGCTTGTCCCGATGAATAGCCGCCCGCGCAGTTCGCCGGCCTGGACGTGGAAACTCACGCCCTGGCCGGGGCCGAACACGTCCGATATGGTTTCGGTCAGGTCCGCCGCGCGCTCGTTGCGCAATATGCCGAGGCGGCTGCGCAGCAGTAGCCGGGGCGATTGGGTGGAATAGAGGAAGGGCGCTTCCCGCGGCGTCACGTTCGACAGGCCGTCAATCTGCTTTTGCGGCAGGAGGAGATGGCGCACGCCCTCCGCATCGGCCAATTCGCAATGGACGGCGGTATCGTCCGTCATTTCCCAGACGAACGCGCAATAGCGGGAATTCATCAATTGGGAGACCTGCTCCACCAGAAATTGCGCCAGCGATTTCTGGAAGGAGAGGCCGACGCCCTGGAGCCGCTCAGTCCAGCTTATCAACCGCTGCTCCAGGATGTTCATGCTCAACATGGATGCCGCGATGACACAGCCGATGACGATGGTCAGGCTGTCGATGGCGCGATCCACCGCTGGTACATGCCGCGCCGAAGCCCATGCTTCATAATAGCCGCGCGCGATGAAGGCGACGACCAGGCAGAGCCCCAAAATGACAAGAGCCCCCCGGCCGAACCTGTCGGATGCCGACCATGCGACGAAGAACAGGCATCCCAGCGCCGCGATCTGCAAGGGTTCGCACAGCACGATGATCGTCAGGAAGATGATCAGGTCGAATATCAGGAAAATGGGCCGCAGCAGCAGCCCCAGCGGCGGCGTCAACGAATTTTGGGCGATGCTGATCGCCGTCCATGTCCAGACGGCCGCCTTCAGCAGCAACGCCGTATGAGCGAAATCCGGCTCATTGTTGAACATGGCAGCGATCTGCCAGATCGAGGCAGCCGCAAAGGCGACACGGGATATGGCAAAACCCAGCGTCGGTGAACGTCCGAGCCAAAGCACCAGGTGGTCCATCGCGGACGATGACGCCAAGGGCATGTGATACATGGCGAAATTTGTCCCCCGACAAGTCCCCAGCGATAATTGTGGGCATGACCTGATGGAAAAGCAACTTATATCGAAAGGCAGAAGACTGCGAAACCGCGATTCTGCACGATTTCGGGACAATATGATCCATGCAGGGCGCGGATGGCGCGGCGGGCCATTGGCCGATATGAAGGCGGCATGGCGACGCTGATCACCCCGGCCCTTGTCTGCGCCCTGCGGGCCCATGGCGAACATGGCGCGATCGCGCGGCTGTTGACGCCCGACCATGGCCTGCTGCCCGGCTATGTGCGGGGTGGGCGCTCGCGTCAGATGCGTCCCGTCCTGCTGCCGGGCAATGCCGTCAAGGCCGAGTTTCGCGCCAGGACGGAGGAGCAGTTGGCCGGGCTAACCGTCGAACTGGACCATAGCCGCGCGCCCCTGTTGGCGGAACCGTTGCCGGCGGCGGCGATCGATTGGGCCTGTGCGCTGACGGCGGTCGCCTTGCCGGAAGGAACGCCCTATCCGGCGCTCTACCAGGCGCTGGACGGCGTGCTGGGCGCGGTGGAGGCGGCGCCTGCGGCAAGAGGCTGGGCGGTGGCGCTGATCCGTTATGAATTGTTGATGTTGGCCGAGCTGGGTTTCGGACTGGATCTGACCCGCTGCGCAGCGATGGGCGGCAATGACGATCTGGCCTATGTCAGCCCGCGCAGCGCGGCGGCGGTCAGCCGCGCGGGCGCCGCCGGTTATGAGGATCGGCTGCTGCCCTTGCCCGCTTTTCTGCTGGAGGGCGGGGCAGGGGATTGGCCTGCCATATTGGACGGCCTGCGATTGACTGGCTTCTTTCTCGAACGGTCCGTACTCACGGATTGGCGGATCGATGTGCTCGCCGCGCGGGAGCGGTTGGTTGACCGGTTGAAAAGAGCGGTTGCCTAAACGCTTGCGCTTGCGGGTAGGGCTTCATAAGGGGCGGCACGAAGCGTTCTTGTTGTCGCATTTTCCGAGTCATCGGCCGTGAATGGCCGATTTGAAAATGCTGGTGAGTTTGAAGGAGTTGCCCCCATGTTGATCGCCCTGTTCCCCGGAGATGGCATCGGTCCCGAGATCGTCGCTCAGGCGAAGCGCGTGCTGGATGCGCTGGCGATCCCCGGCATCACCTATGAGGAAGGCCTGGTGGGCGGCGCGGCCTACAAGGCGGTCGGCCATCCGTTGCCGCCGGAAACGCTGGACCTCGCCAGGCGCGCCGATGCGGTCCTGTTCGGCGCGGTGGGCGATCCGGATTGCGACTCGCTGGAGCGGCATCTGCGCCCGGAACAGGCGATATTGGGCCTGCGCAAGGAACTCGGCCTCTTCTCCAACCTGCGCCCGGCCAAGGTCTTCCCCGAACTGGCCGATGCCTCCGCGCTCAAGAAGGAGGTGGCAAGCGCCATCGACCTGTTGATCGTGCGCGAAACCAATGGCGACGTCTATTTCGGTGAGAAGGGCATGCGCAAGACGCCCGAAGGCCTGCGCGAAGGCTATGACATCATGTCCTATAATGAGGAGCAGGTGCGCAAGATCGCCCATAGCGGTTTCCAGGCGGCACGCGCGCGCCGGGGCAAGCTCTGCTCGGTGGACAAGGCCAATGTACTGGAAACCAGCCAGCTCTGGCGCGATGTGGTGATCGAGGTGTCGGCGGACTATCCCGATGTCGCCTTGAGCCATATGTATGTCGACAATGCCGCGATGCAGCTCGTGCGCAATCCTGGTCAGTTCGACGTGATCGTCACCGGCAATATGTTTGGGGACATCCTTTCCGATCAGGCGAGCATGTGCGTCGGCTCCATCGGCATGTTGGCTTCGGCCACGCTCAACGACAGCAATCAGGGCCTGTATGAGCCGATCCACGGCTCCGCGCCCGATATTGCCGGGCAGGGCAAGGCCAATCCGCTGGCAACGGTCCTGTCGGCGGGGATGATGCTGCGCTACTCGCTGAACTTGGCCGATCAGGCCGACCGCATCGAAGCCGCCGTCGCCAAGGCGCTCGCCAATGGCGCGCGCAGCTTCGATCTGGGCGGCACGATGAGCACGGTCGAAATGGGCGATGCCGTGCTGGCGGCGCTGGTCTGAATATTGGGGTCTGAGGGTAAGCACATGAAGCGCAAGAGCGGGCAGAACCCCGAAATCACCAAGCACTGGCGTCCGGCCACTCTGGCGGTGCGCGGCGGCAGCGCGCGCAGCGAATGGGGGGAAACCTCCGAAGCGCTGTTCCTGACCAGCGGCTATAGCTATGACCGGGCGGAAGACGCCGCGATGCGCTTCGCGGGCGAGCAGCAGGGCATGACCTATTCCCGCCTCCAAAATCCTACGGTGGAGATGCTGGAACAGCGCATCGCTTTGCTGGAAGGCGCCGAAGCCTGTCGCGCGACCGCGACCGGCATGGCGGCGATGACGGCGGCCCTGCTCTGCCAGCTTTCGGTGGGCGACCATGTGGTGGCGGGCAAGGCGCTGTTCGGTTCCTGCCGCTGGCTGACCGACACGTTGCTGCCCAAGTTCGGGATCGAGGCGACCACCGTCGACGCGACCGACAATGCGGCGTGGGAAGCGGCGATCCGCCCCAACACCAAGGCCTTCTTCTTCGAGACGCCCGCCAACCCGACCATGGATGTGGCGGACCTCGCTGCGATCTGCGGCATTGCGAAGGCGCATGGCATCGTCAGCGTCGTAGACAATGCCTTTGCGACGCCCGCGCTCCAGCGGCCGATGGAATTCGGGGCGGACGTGGTGGCCTACAGCGCGACCAAGATGATGGACGGGCAGGGCCGCGTTCTGGCGGGCGCGATCTGCGGCACTGAAGATTTCATCATCAACACGCTGCTGCCGTTCCACCGCAACACCGGGCCGACCCTCAGCGCCTTCAACGCCTGGGTGGTGCTGAAGGGACTGGAGACGCTCGACCTGCGCATCCGCCGCCAGAGCGAGAATGCGCTCAAGGTCGCCAAATTCCTTGAGGGGCGCGTGGCGAAGGTGCTCTATCCGGGCCTCGAAAGCCATCCGCAGCACGCCCTCGCCATGAAACAGATGGAGATGGCCGGTCCCATCTTCTCGCTCTATGTCGGCGGCGGCCGCGCGGAGGCGCACGGCCTGCTCAACGGCCTCGAACTGGTCGACATCAGCAATAATATCGGTGACTCGCGCTCGCTGATGACGCACCCGGCCTCCACCACCCATTATGGCATGGCGGAAACGGCGCGGCTGGAGGTCGGCATCACCGAGGATATGCTGCGCCTCAATGTCGGCCTGGAAGACCCGGACGATGTGATCGAGGATCTCGATCGCGCGTTGAAGTCGATAGGCCGTTGACGGATAAGGGGTGAAAGGCGCATTTCTTACCTTGTGAACGCACTTTTCCCCTTCCACGCGACCACGCGCGACATCAACGTGCATGTGGCCGTCACCTTCCTGCCCGAACAGTCGGAGCCGGACCGGGGCCGATGGTTCTGGGCCTATCATATCCGCATAGAAAATGACGGGAACCAGCCGGTTCAACTGCTGACCCGTCACTGGATCATTACCGATGGGCGGGGCACGCAGCATCGGGTCGATGGAGATGGCGTCGTGGGGGAACAGCCAGTGGTGCAGCCGGGCAGAAGCTATGATTATGTGTCGGGCTGCCCGCTCAACACGCCGACGGGTTCGATGAAGGGCCATTATCACATGATCGGCGCGAGCGGCGAGACGTTCGACATCGCCATCCCCCATTTCGCGCTGATCGCGCCGGCGGTGGCTGAATGAAGCGTACCCATTTGCCGTTGAACGGCCTGCGCGTGCTGGATGCGGCGGCGCGGCACCTGTCCTTCACCCGCGCGGCCGATGAACTGGCCGTGACCCCTGCTGCCGTGGGTCAGCAGATCCGCGCCCTGGAAGATCTGCTGGGCGTCGTGCTGTTCCGCCGCACGCCCAAGGGGTTGGAACTCACTCCTGAAACCGAGGCGGGCCTTTCAGCCCTGCGCGCCGGTTTCCTGGAGTTTGAGGAGGCGGTGCGGGCCATGCAGGCGGGCCAGTCCAGCTCCTCGCTCACCATCGCGGCGCCACGCGACCTCACCGCCAAATGGCTCCAGCCGCGCCTCGCGGGCTATGCGGCCAGCCAGCCCGACCTCAAATTCGCGCTGGTCGCGGCGGATGAGACGCTGGACTTCACTGAAGCCAATCTCGACCTTGCCCTGCGCCTTGCCGAAGGGCCGGGCGAGAATGAAGGCATCAAGCTGGGTGAAGCGTCCTTCGTCACCATCGAAGCAGCCGGGGGCGGCCCCGACCACCGCATCGAATGGCCCGGCTGTCCCAAGGGAGACGCGCCCGCGACGATCCGCGTGGCCGATGCGGGGCTGGCGATCGAAGCGGCGGCCAACGGCTTCGGCCATGCCTGCGTGCCCTTTTTGCTGGCGCAGGCGGATATAGCCGCGGGACGGGTCCGGCAGGTCGGTGATCCGGCGCCTTCGCCGCTGGCCTATTGGCTGATCGCGCCGCTGCCGCAATGGCGGCAGAAGAAGGTCAAGGCTCTGGTCGAGGCGCTGACCGGGTAGCGCCGGTCCGCGCTTGCACTTTCTTAAGACTGTTGGGCGTAGAGTGTTTTCGAAGCAGATGGTATCATCTGCTGGCTTGGAAAACGCGTAAAATCAAAAGACTAGAGCATTCGAGCTGATGCAATCGGATCGGAATCCGCTCTAGCATCCATCGGCAAGGGATTGTGTAGGGAGAGTGGCCTTGAGCGGCGGCAAGAGGGTCTGGATGATGCGGGGCGCTTTGCTGCTCTGCCTTGCGGCGCCATTGCACGCGCAGGCGCCCTATGTGCCGGACATTACCGAAGCGCGGGAAAAGGAATGGCGCAAGCTGGTGGCGGCATCCCAGGCGGCCTATGCCTTGGGCAAGCCCGCAGACGGCATCGATCCGGCGCGCAAGGGTTTGGCGCTGGCCGATGAACTGTTCGGCGCGGATGATCCCCGCACGCTGATTTCCGCAAACGACCTGGCGCTGCAACTGGATTCGACCGGACATTATCGGGAGGCGGAGAGCCTGTACCGGCGCGTCTTCGACAGCTATTTGCGGACGCGGGGGGAGGATGATCCCAACACCCAGCTTGCCGTGGAAAATCTGGTCGATTTCTATGTGGCGCGCAAACGCTATGACGCGGCGGGGCCGCTGGCCGATTATGCGCTGCGCAGTTTTCGGCGGACCACCGGCTCGGGCAGCACGCGCAGCCAGCGGATGGAACAGATCGTCGCCGCCATATCGCAGCCTGTTGCCGCCCCATCGGCGTCTGCGGAATCCGCAGCCACCAAGGGCGCGACAATGGATAGCGCCGATCCGGCAGCAACGCCCGTGCCGGAACTGGCGCCCCATGTGGATAACGTGGAAAAAACACCTGCAACGGCAATGGAATCGATAGACGAAAAGCGTCCATGAGGACCGATATGCTTGCATTTTCGTCACATCGTCTTGAAAATTAACCTTGGATATAAGTCATCGGGTTAATTGTTAAAAATATCGCACCCGCTATTCCTGATTCTCATCGGAGGGGGGTTGATTTTCCATAGCTTATCGCCAGTCACAGGCCGACTGGACGAAGCCGGGGAAAGGAAAACACGGCTCCGTAAAGATAAGCCTATGGGTCGCAATTCGGGCGGGCGGCTGGCTGTATAAGCCGGTCGCCCGTTTCCATATCCGCTCGAGCGGGATTTC
Proteins encoded:
- a CDS encoding tetratricopeptide repeat protein is translated as MALSGGKRVWMMRGALLLCLAAPLHAQAPYVPDITEAREKEWRKLVAASQAAYALGKPADGIDPARKGLALADELFGADDPRTLISANDLALQLDSTGHYREAESLYRRVFDSYLRTRGEDDPNTQLAVENLVDFYVARKRYDAAGPLADYALRSFRRTTGSGSTRSQRMEQIVAAISQPVAAPSASAESAATKGATMDSADPAATPVPELAPHVDNVEKTPATAMESIDEKRP
- a CDS encoding sensor histidine kinase — translated: MLWLGRSPTLGFAISRVAFAAASIWQIAAMFNNEPDFAHTALLLKAAVWTWTAISIAQNSLTPPLGLLLRPIFLIFDLIIFLTIIVLCEPLQIAALGCLFFVAWSASDRFGRGALVILGLCLVVAFIARGYYEAWASARHVPAVDRAIDSLTIVIGCVIAASMLSMNILEQRLISWTERLQGVGLSFQKSLAQFLVEQVSQLMNSRYCAFVWEMTDDTAVHCELADAEGVRHLLLPQKQIDGLSNVTPREAPFLYSTQSPRLLLRSRLGILRNERAADLTETISDVFGPGQGVSFHVQAGELRGRLFIGTSHGWSPALLLRCLRIQEGIDLFLERHFFFLAWRQRTFAEARQALSRDLHDSVLQTLAALRVRLVTTIHGMSDAGIPDKLAELKSMEELVTAEQAHLRRLLSQQSPVPAESDVDLGREVERCCRFIALQWAIDCRLNLVERSMIVSAETAAEVEYLIREAAANAVKHAHARHITVSIAQVDDEILIALKDNPGPQAIAKESYTGDFELQSQSIMKRLGKIGGTAYFHNLSMNSLISIRLPSSLPRSPI
- the recO gene encoding DNA repair protein RecO, coding for MATLITPALVCALRAHGEHGAIARLLTPDHGLLPGYVRGGRSRQMRPVLLPGNAVKAEFRARTEEQLAGLTVELDHSRAPLLAEPLPAAAIDWACALTAVALPEGTPYPALYQALDGVLGAVEAAPAARGWAVALIRYELLMLAELGFGLDLTRCAAMGGNDDLAYVSPRSAAAVSRAGAAGYEDRLLPLPAFLLEGGAGDWPAILDGLRLTGFFLERSVLTDWRIDVLAARERLVDRLKRAVA
- the leuB gene encoding 3-isopropylmalate dehydrogenase, with the protein product MLIALFPGDGIGPEIVAQAKRVLDALAIPGITYEEGLVGGAAYKAVGHPLPPETLDLARRADAVLFGAVGDPDCDSLERHLRPEQAILGLRKELGLFSNLRPAKVFPELADASALKKEVASAIDLLIVRETNGDVYFGEKGMRKTPEGLREGYDIMSYNEEQVRKIAHSGFQAARARRGKLCSVDKANVLETSQLWRDVVIEVSADYPDVALSHMYVDNAAMQLVRNPGQFDVIVTGNMFGDILSDQASMCVGSIGMLASATLNDSNQGLYEPIHGSAPDIAGQGKANPLATVLSAGMMLRYSLNLADQADRIEAAVAKALANGARSFDLGGTMSTVEMGDAVLAALV
- a CDS encoding response regulator, with amino-acid sequence MMAQIAIVDDHPIFLDGMAQFLNSHGHDILFCARSVEEALERMQAGEPDLLILDVSMKSGGGLAILSAIRGSGSTVPVIFMTVHIRPEQTLEAIKLGVDGVVLKDSDPNDLLSCIQQVMGGNKSIAPFVMEQALVHSISAPANDTNVLAVLTDRELEIAGLIRAGLRNREIAGRCGLTEGTVKVHLHSIFQKLNIKSRSELIIMMMTMDSEMPAVGMEQ
- the apaG gene encoding Co2+/Mg2+ efflux protein ApaG, which gives rise to MNALFPFHATTRDINVHVAVTFLPEQSEPDRGRWFWAYHIRIENDGNQPVQLLTRHWIITDGRGTQHRVDGDGVVGEQPVVQPGRSYDYVSGCPLNTPTGSMKGHYHMIGASGETFDIAIPHFALIAPAVAE
- a CDS encoding trans-sulfuration enzyme family protein, whose protein sequence is MKRKSGQNPEITKHWRPATLAVRGGSARSEWGETSEALFLTSGYSYDRAEDAAMRFAGEQQGMTYSRLQNPTVEMLEQRIALLEGAEACRATATGMAAMTAALLCQLSVGDHVVAGKALFGSCRWLTDTLLPKFGIEATTVDATDNAAWEAAIRPNTKAFFFETPANPTMDVADLAAICGIAKAHGIVSVVDNAFATPALQRPMEFGADVVAYSATKMMDGQGRVLAGAICGTEDFIINTLLPFHRNTGPTLSAFNAWVVLKGLETLDLRIRRQSENALKVAKFLEGRVAKVLYPGLESHPQHALAMKQMEMAGPIFSLYVGGGRAEAHGLLNGLELVDISNNIGDSRSLMTHPASTTHYGMAETARLEVGITEDMLRLNVGLEDPDDVIEDLDRALKSIGR
- a CDS encoding LysR family transcriptional regulator, with the translated sequence MKRTHLPLNGLRVLDAAARHLSFTRAADELAVTPAAVGQQIRALEDLLGVVLFRRTPKGLELTPETEAGLSALRAGFLEFEEAVRAMQAGQSSSSLTIAAPRDLTAKWLQPRLAGYAASQPDLKFALVAADETLDFTEANLDLALRLAEGPGENEGIKLGEASFVTIEAAGGGPDHRIEWPGCPKGDAPATIRVADAGLAIEAAANGFGHACVPFLLAQADIAAGRVRQVGDPAPSPLAYWLIAPLPQWRQKKVKALVEALTG
- a CDS encoding A24 family peptidase, which codes for MIKDVVLLAVSLLLIAAAVEDMARLRISNIFPLLVVGLYAVWVAVTGWENDIWRNGTVFLAVFALGCGLFAMRWMGGGDIKLMSACALWFDWQGVVPWFVYITVGGGILALLIIAGRRMVPQSVREGSSVALFAQKGPIPYGVAIALGTIMALYMVGPNPSGVARLPDFIQGLR